In Hemiscyllium ocellatum isolate sHemOce1 chromosome 16, sHemOce1.pat.X.cur, whole genome shotgun sequence, one genomic interval encodes:
- the sowahab gene encoding ankyrin repeat domain-containing protein SOWAHA: protein MEPALSQEVVTNFLVQAGGKVRNSELLHNFRGELAHSDPERKRAARELFKKLINNVAVVREEAGVKFVVLKKKWQPLVTAQQTRSSAPGPGQGHLAQGPGKGESLGDLVEAGRGARGSQGPGARRNSAPSALTPSQLRALSNLSAHLENQREAPTQASKPDPLVEEWQDLTASWAMHRPKSHSLEHIVDCQHLVSECRPLAQSLSVEAISTSECPSSNADQANTALTPHPPPEPEHLLPLPHSPTEDSILSFEQKVGRYEAKANDVSPQGAPNATSAQKPKPYMHPLRLPPDSTRYDHCHSRQQDKEESEDTVPIKNSCQVVSGEQDAPKMKQNQPAEMGSRSPNLKRASRLLKLPEDARFSDQVPLDPIEHEWIVKTALGQWTQVSGLLLRDNYLAEKKDFMYGFTAVHWAAKSGNSEMMCWIIDTAEQNGIKMDVNSKAYGGYTPLHIAAIHDKENIIVDLVQNYGAKTTLRDYSGKKPYHYLNKNNSIKVKRLLGDPEAFISESIPPKRGSKVASSILSSTNTLLGALADDISFQEFSKSLKKPPNLGKFFTAPTGHKKRAKMRVNFASLNEEEEEKEIVLKRRPVTEVFY from the coding sequence ATGGAGCCGGCCCTGAGTCAGGAGGTGGTCACCAACTTTCTGGTGCAAGCTGGAGGCAAAGTCAGGAACTCGGAGCTGCTGCACAACTTCAGGGGTGAGCTGGCGCACAGCGATCCGGAGCGAAAGAGGGCAGCCCGGGAGCTCTTCAAAAAGCTCATCAATAACGTGGCGGTGGTGCGGGAAGAAGCAGGCGTCAAGTTCGTGGTGTTGAAGAAGAAGTGGCAGCCCCTGGTCACCGCCCAGCAGACCCGCTCCTCGGCTCCCGGCCCCGGCCAAGGACACCTCGCCCAGGGACCAGGCAAGGGGGAGAGTTTGGGCGACTTGGTGGAAGCTGGCCGGGGTGCGCGGGGCTCCCAGGGGCCGGGGGCTAGGAGGAACTCAGCCCCTTCGGCACTGACACCCAGTCAGCTCCGAGCCCTGAGCAACCTGTCAGCTCATCTGGAAAACCAAAGGGAGGCCCCCACCCAGGCTTCCAAACCTGACCCACTGGTGGAGGAATGGCAGGACTTGACTGCATCCTGGGCCATGCACCGCCCCAAGAGTCATAGCCTCGAACACATCGTGGATTGCCAACACCTGGTTTCCGAGTGTCGCCCCTTGGCACAGAGCTTATCGGTGGAGGCTATTTCAACCTCTGAATGCCCCAGCTCTAATGCAGATCAGGCTAACACTGcgctcacccctcaccctcctcctgAACCTGAGCACTTGCTCCCTCTTCCGCACTCCCCCACTGAAGACAGCATTTTGAGTTTTGAGCAGAAGGTTGGACGCTATGAAGCCAAGGCCAATGATGTTAGTCCTCAGGGAGCTCCAAACGCAACATCAGCTCAGAAACCGAAACCATACATGCACCCACTCCGCCTGCCTCCAGACTCCACCAGGTATGATCACTGCCACAGCCGCCAACAAGATAAGGAGGAGTCAGAAGATACTGTTCCAATCAAGAATAGCTGCCAAGTCGTTTCAGGTGAGCAAGATGCACCCAAAATGAAACAGAATCAGCCAGCAGAAATGGGCTCTCGTTCACCTAATTTGAAGAGAGCTTCCAGGCTTTTGAAGCTTCCTGAAGATGCACGATTTTCTGATCAAGTCCCCTTAGATCCCATCGAACATGAGTGGATTGTGAAAACAGCCTTGGGCCAGTGGACCCAGGTATCGGGATTGCTGCTGAGAGACAACTATTTGGCGGAGAAGAAGGATTTCATGTATGGCTTCACAGCTGTTCACTGGGCCGCCAAGTCTGGCAACAGTGAAATGATGTGTTGGATCATTGATACAGCTGAACAAAATGGCATCAAAATGGATGTCAACTCCAAAGCATATGGTGGTTACACTCCTCTACACATAGCTGCTATACATGACAAGGAGAATATCATTGTTGATCTAGTTCAAAACTATGGCGCAAAAACAACTCTAAGGGACTATAGTGGCAAGAAGCCATACCATTACTTAAATAAGAACAATTCCATCAAAGTGAAGCGACTGTTAGGGGACCCAGAGGCATTCATCAGTGAATCTATCCCCCCGAAAAGGGGGTCAAAGGTGGCATCTTCCATTCTGAGCAGCACTAACACACTGCTGGGTGCTTTAGCTGATGATATAAGCTTTCAGGAGTTTTCTAAATCATTGAAAAAGCCGCCTAATCTCGGCAAGTTCTTTACCGCTCCAACTGGGCACAAGAAAAGAGCTAAAATGCGCGTGAACTTTGCATCACTGaatgaagaggaagaagaaaaagagaTAGTTCTGAAACGTCGACCTGTGACTGAAGTGTTTTACTAA